The following coding sequences are from one Novosphingobium sp. KACC 22771 window:
- a CDS encoding LD-carboxypeptidase, giving the protein MTSIAICAPACPITPEDAARVEAIAGDYGASVHIHPQCYASAGHFAGDDALRLAAFLECANDPAFDAVWFARGGYGSNRIAQNAVAQLGAAAAHKCYMGYSDMGYLLGALYRARVGRVCHGPMVADGRRDGGEAALRRALGYFTGEREGLEPSLADEKHPVAAFNLTTLAMLAGTPIMPGLAGHVVMIEEVSEHLYAIDRLMFHVTAHLGGVAGVRLGRVSDVPDNDRPFGAEAQEIVADWCARHAIPYLGRADIGHDADNHVVPFGLATGVHPQ; this is encoded by the coding sequence ATGACCAGCATAGCCATTTGCGCCCCCGCTTGCCCGATCACGCCCGAAGATGCCGCCCGCGTGGAGGCGATCGCGGGCGACTATGGGGCCAGCGTCCATATTCACCCCCAATGCTATGCCTCGGCAGGGCATTTTGCCGGGGATGACGCCTTGCGGCTCGCCGCTTTTCTGGAATGCGCGAATGATCCGGCGTTTGACGCGGTGTGGTTCGCGCGCGGCGGCTATGGCAGCAATCGAATTGCCCAAAACGCGGTGGCGCAACTGGGCGCGGCGGCGGCGCACAAGTGCTACATGGGCTATTCCGACATGGGCTATTTGCTGGGCGCGCTTTATCGCGCGCGGGTGGGGCGGGTATGCCATGGTCCGATGGTGGCCGATGGCCGCCGCGACGGGGGAGAGGCCGCCCTGCGTCGCGCTCTGGGCTATTTTACCGGCGAACGCGAAGGGCTTGAGCCATCTTTGGCGGACGAGAAGCATCCCGTGGCGGCGTTTAATCTGACCACGCTGGCCATGCTGGCGGGCACGCCGATCATGCCGGGGCTGGCGGGCCATGTGGTGATGATCGAGGAGGTCAGTGAACATCTCTATGCCATTGACCGGCTGATGTTTCATGTGACCGCGCATCTGGGCGGCGTGGCGGGGGTGCGGCTGGGGCGGGTGTCGGATGTGCCCGACAACGACCGGCCCTTTGGCGCCGAGGCGCAGGAAATCGTGGCCGATTGGTGCGCGCGCCATGCGATTCCCTATCTGGGCAGGGCGGATATCGGCCATGATGCGGATAACCACGTCGTTCCGTTTGGTCTTGCAACTGGCGTCCATCCGCAATAA
- the fabD gene encoding ACP S-malonyltransferase: protein MRAFVFPGQGSQKVGMGVELAAASAVAREVFEEVDDALGQKLSAIMAEGPEDALTLTENAQPAIMANAIATLRVLEAEGGIRLADKADFVAGHSLGEYTALCAAGAFSLADTARLLKLRGQSMQAAVPVGVGAMAALLGADIEKASALAAAAAEGEVCTVANDNDPGQVVLSGHKGAIERAIALVKEHGIKRGVALPVSAPFHCPLMQPAADAMAEALAKTAPGALSVSLFANVTADVVTDPALVQKLLVEQVCGRVRWRESVIAMQAAGVTEFVELGGKVLGPMIGRTIKDVKITSVVTMADIEALLKEI from the coding sequence ATGCGGGCTTTCGTTTTTCCGGGTCAGGGCAGCCAGAAGGTTGGTATGGGCGTCGAGCTGGCAGCGGCCAGCGCCGTGGCCCGCGAAGTGTTCGAAGAGGTCGATGACGCGCTGGGCCAGAAGCTCTCCGCGATCATGGCCGAAGGGCCGGAAGACGCGCTGACGCTGACCGAGAATGCGCAGCCCGCGATCATGGCCAATGCCATCGCCACGTTGCGCGTGCTGGAGGCCGAGGGCGGCATCCGTCTGGCCGACAAGGCCGATTTTGTCGCGGGGCATTCGCTGGGTGAATATACGGCGCTGTGTGCGGCGGGGGCTTTCAGCCTTGCCGATACGGCGCGTTTGCTGAAACTGCGCGGGCAATCCATGCAGGCGGCGGTGCCGGTGGGCGTGGGCGCGATGGCGGCCTTGCTGGGCGCGGATATTGAGAAGGCTTCGGCACTGGCCGCTGCGGCGGCTGAGGGCGAAGTCTGCACCGTGGCCAATGACAATGATCCGGGTCAGGTTGTCCTTTCCGGCCACAAGGGCGCGATTGAGCGGGCGATTGCCTTGGTGAAGGAGCATGGCATCAAGCGCGGCGTGGCGCTGCCGGTGTCGGCGCCTTTCCATTGCCCGTTGATGCAGCCTGCCGCCGATGCGATGGCCGAGGCTTTGGCGAAGACTGCGCCGGGCGCTCTGTCGGTCTCGCTGTTCGCCAATGTGACCGCTGATGTCGTGACCGATCCGGCCTTGGTGCAAAAACTGCTGGTCGAACAGGTTTGCGGCCGGGTGCGTTGGCGCGAAAGCGTGATCGCCATGCAGGCGGCGGGCGTTACCGAATTCGTCGAACTGGGCGGTAAGGTGCTTGGCCCGATGATCGGTCGCACCATCAAGGACGTAAAGATTACCAGCGTGGTGACGATGGCCGACATCGAAGCGCTGCTGAAGGAGATTTGA
- the fabG gene encoding 3-oxoacyl-[acyl-carrier-protein] reductase encodes MFDLTGMTALVTGASGGIGSSVAKALAGQGARLALSGSNQAKLEAFAAELGGDHVCLVADLSDKDSVEGLIPAAVAGLGKLDILVNNAGITRDNLAMRMKDDEWDAVIRINLEGAFRLMRAATKPMMKARFGRIINITSVVGATGNPGQINYAAAKAGLVGASKSLAQELASRNVTVNCVAPGFIRTAMTDVLPDAQKEALNGRIPMGRMGEGQDIGAAVAFLASKEAGYVTGQTLHVNGGMAMFA; translated from the coding sequence ATGTTTGATCTGACGGGTATGACCGCGCTGGTGACGGGCGCATCGGGCGGCATCGGTTCTTCGGTGGCCAAGGCTTTGGCCGGGCAGGGCGCGCGTCTGGCGCTCTCGGGCAGCAACCAGGCCAAGCTGGAGGCCTTTGCGGCCGAACTTGGCGGCGATCATGTGTGTCTGGTGGCCGATCTGTCGGACAAGGACAGCGTGGAAGGGCTGATCCCCGCCGCTGTGGCCGGTCTGGGCAAGCTGGACATTCTGGTCAACAATGCCGGGATTACGCGCGATAACCTCGCCATGCGCATGAAGGATGATGAGTGGGATGCCGTCATCCGCATCAATCTTGAAGGCGCGTTTCGCCTGATGCGCGCCGCGACCAAGCCGATGATGAAGGCCCGCTTTGGCCGCATCATCAACATCACCTCGGTCGTGGGCGCGACGGGTAATCCGGGGCAGATCAACTATGCCGCCGCCAAGGCGGGCCTTGTCGGCGCGTCCAAGAGCCTCGCGCAGGAACTGGCGAGCCGCAATGTGACGGTCAATTGCGTGGCCCCCGGCTTTATCCGCACGGCGATGACCGACGTCCTGCCCGATGCCCAGAAGGAAGCGCTGAACGGTCGCATCCCGATGGGCCGCATGGGCGAGGGGCAGGATATTGGCGCGGCGGTCGCTTTCCTTGCCAGCAAGGAAGCCGGTTATGTCACGGGCCAGACGCTGCATGTGAACGGCGGGATGGCAATGTTCGCCTGA
- the recF gene encoding DNA replication/repair protein RecF (All proteins in this family for which functions are known are DNA-binding proteins that assist the filamentation of RecA onto DNA for the initiation of recombination or recombinational repair.) produces MALDRIRLGWFRNHRATALEGTGKFNLLVGENGAGKTNILEAISLFAPGRGLRRAALPDMAGQAGDGAFAVSADLLRDGAGVRLGTGTAPDKPGRRIVRVNGADASALSLSEWLGLFWLTPAMDRLFMDSPGGRRRFVDRLALALDPAHAAHAARTEAAIRERNRLLSAPQEPDARWLDAIEAQIAEAGGALAGGRARLIEALNAKLETLPPSPFARPALTYQAGGRIAAADLAQALRDQRRRDRAAQRTLTGPHRDDLGVTMAAKNQAAAECSTGEQKAMLIAITLAHAELSGDAERPRLLLLDEVAAHLDPIRRGALFERLEGGAAQVWMTGTETAPFDALAGKAAQWHVAEGSVTKG; encoded by the coding sequence ATGGCGCTTGATCGCATCCGTCTGGGCTGGTTCCGCAACCACCGCGCCACCGCGCTGGAGGGGACGGGCAAGTTCAACCTGCTGGTGGGCGAGAACGGCGCGGGCAAGACCAATATCCTTGAGGCGATCTCGCTGTTTGCGCCGGGGCGCGGACTGCGCCGGGCCGCCCTGCCCGATATGGCGGGTCAGGCGGGCGATGGGGCCTTTGCAGTCTCGGCCGATCTGCTGCGCGATGGCGCGGGGGTGCGTTTGGGGACAGGCACCGCGCCGGACAAGCCGGGCCGCCGCATCGTGCGCGTCAATGGCGCGGATGCCAGCGCGCTGTCGCTGTCGGAATGGCTGGGCCTGTTCTGGCTGACCCCTGCGATGGACCGGTTGTTCATGGATTCGCCAGGCGGGCGGCGGCGCTTTGTGGATCGCTTGGCGCTGGCGCTGGACCCGGCCCATGCCGCCCATGCCGCCCGCACCGAGGCCGCGATCCGCGAGCGCAACCGCCTGCTCTCCGCCCCACAGGAGCCTGATGCGCGCTGGCTGGACGCCATAGAGGCGCAGATTGCCGAGGCGGGCGGCGCGCTGGCAGGCGGGCGGGCGCGGTTGATCGAGGCGCTGAACGCCAAGCTCGAAACCCTGCCCCCCTCGCCCTTTGCGCGGCCTGCGTTGACCTATCAGGCGGGCGGGCGGATTGCGGCGGCGGATCTGGCGCAGGCGCTGCGCGACCAACGCCGCCGGGACCGCGCGGCCCAGCGCACATTGACCGGGCCGCATCGCGATGACCTTGGCGTGACCATGGCGGCGAAAAATCAGGCGGCGGCCGAATGCTCAACCGGCGAGCAAAAGGCGATGCTGATTGCCATCACGCTGGCCCATGCGGAATTGTCGGGCGATGCGGAGCGCCCGCGCCTGCTGTTGCTGGATGAGGTGGCGGCCCATCTCGACCCGATCCGGCGCGGCGCCTTGTTTGAAAGGCTGGAGGGCGGCGCGGCGCAGGTGTGGATGACCGGCACGGAAACCGCGCCCTTTGATGCGCTGGCCGGCAAGGCGGCGCAATGGCACGTGGCCGAGGGCAGCGTGACAAAAGGATAG
- a CDS encoding PspC domain-containing protein: MNNYDPIRPANGFMLDRRNKKIFGVCSGISAYFDLDVTLVRVAFALGALLGFGSLLLVYLAIALIAD, from the coding sequence ATGAACAATTACGACCCGATCCGCCCCGCCAATGGCTTCATGCTCGACCGCCGCAACAAGAAGATCTTTGGCGTCTGTTCGGGGATCTCGGCCTATTTCGACCTCGACGTTACGCTGGTGCGCGTTGCCTTCGCGCTGGGGGCTTTGCTGGGGTTTGGGTCGTTGCTTCTGGTCTATCTGGCGATTGCGTTGATTGCGGATTGA